The following coding sequences are from one Longimicrobiaceae bacterium window:
- a CDS encoding YjhG/YagF family D-xylonate dehydratase — MMSRLRTPTLDEVLGGDASATTTRLAGEGPHGRLTLTEAMLREAPSGNLFGLTQNVGMGWDPTAALGSDFVIVSTHGGLRREDGSPIALGYHTGHWEIGLLVRRAADTIREQGGVPFAVYCSDPCDGRTQGTTGMFDSLPYRNDAAQVMRRLIRSLPTAKAVMGVATCDKGLPATMLALAGMSHLPGIVVPGGVTLPTVGAEDAGQVQSLGARFAHGLITLEYAEEMGCRACGSPGGGCQFLGTAATSQVVAEALGLTLPHSALCPSGEPIWLDMAHRSALALVRLAAAGTALRDLLDERALHNAMLVHAAFGGSTNLLLHIPAIAHAARLPRPTVQDWIHVNRSIPRLVDVLPNGPRNHPTVHAFMAGGVPEVMLHLRRMGLLELGARTATGETLDSVLDWWEGSERRHAVRARLRDAAGVDPDRVIMDPDAARAAGLTSTVVFPVGNIAPEGSVVKATAIDPTVVDEDQVYRFRGRARVFVDEREAIRAVKGGTERPVQPGEVLVLIGAGPSGTGMQESAQITTALKYVPWGKYIPVLTDARFSGFSTGACVGHIGPEALAGGPIGRLRDDDLIEIEIDRKALTGRIDLVGTADGPLSPAEAEAILRGRDPHPALRPHPNLPDDTRLWAALQRVSGGTWAGCVYDVDRIIEVLEAGLRVTEAEAVG; from the coding sequence ATGATGTCCCGACTTCGCACGCCCACGCTCGATGAGGTTCTGGGAGGCGATGCCTCCGCCACCACCACCCGACTGGCGGGGGAGGGCCCGCACGGACGCCTCACACTCACGGAGGCAATGCTCCGCGAGGCGCCGAGCGGGAACCTCTTCGGGCTGACTCAGAACGTGGGGATGGGCTGGGACCCGACTGCCGCCCTCGGCTCCGATTTCGTGATCGTGAGCACGCACGGAGGTCTGCGGCGGGAAGACGGCAGTCCGATCGCGCTCGGCTATCACACGGGCCACTGGGAGATCGGCCTCCTGGTTCGCCGGGCGGCGGACACGATTCGCGAGCAGGGCGGAGTTCCCTTCGCGGTGTACTGCAGCGATCCCTGCGACGGGCGCACGCAGGGCACCACCGGGATGTTCGACAGCCTGCCTTATCGGAACGACGCCGCTCAGGTGATGAGACGGCTGATCCGGTCGCTACCCACGGCGAAGGCGGTCATGGGTGTCGCCACCTGTGACAAGGGTCTTCCCGCGACCATGCTGGCGCTCGCCGGGATGAGCCACCTTCCAGGCATCGTCGTTCCGGGGGGCGTGACCCTGCCCACCGTCGGAGCAGAAGACGCGGGGCAGGTGCAGAGCCTCGGAGCGCGCTTCGCGCACGGCCTGATCACTCTGGAATATGCGGAGGAGATGGGATGCCGCGCCTGCGGCTCACCCGGGGGTGGCTGTCAGTTCCTGGGGACGGCGGCGACCTCACAGGTGGTCGCCGAGGCGCTGGGACTGACGCTCCCGCACAGCGCGCTGTGCCCCTCGGGGGAGCCGATCTGGCTGGATATGGCCCACCGCTCCGCGCTGGCGCTGGTGCGGCTCGCTGCCGCGGGCACGGCTCTGCGCGACCTCCTGGACGAGCGGGCGCTGCACAACGCCATGCTGGTGCACGCCGCGTTCGGCGGGTCGACCAACCTCCTGCTGCACATCCCGGCGATCGCGCACGCCGCACGACTTCCCCGCCCGACCGTTCAGGACTGGATCCACGTCAACCGGTCGATCCCCCGCCTGGTGGACGTGCTTCCGAACGGGCCCCGCAATCACCCCACCGTTCATGCCTTCATGGCCGGCGGAGTGCCGGAGGTGATGCTGCACCTGCGCAGGATGGGACTGCTGGAGCTCGGGGCTCGGACCGCTACCGGCGAGACCCTCGACAGCGTCCTCGACTGGTGGGAGGGGAGCGAGCGCCGACACGCCGTGCGCGCTCGTCTGCGAGACGCGGCGGGGGTCGATCCCGATCGGGTGATCATGGACCCCGACGCGGCACGCGCGGCGGGACTCACCAGCACCGTTGTCTTCCCCGTGGGGAACATCGCTCCAGAGGGGTCGGTGGTGAAAGCCACCGCCATCGACCCTACGGTCGTGGACGAGGACCAGGTGTACCGGTTCAGAGGTCGTGCGCGGGTCTTCGTCGACGAGAGGGAAGCGATCCGGGCGGTAAAGGGGGGAACGGAGCGCCCGGTGCAGCCCGGAGAGGTGCTCGTCCTCATCGGCGCGGGCCCTTCGGGAACAGGAATGCAGGAGAGCGCACAGATCACGACCGCGTTGAAGTACGTTCCCTGGGGCAAATACATCCCCGTGCTGACCGACGCCCGCTTCTCCGGCTTCTCCACGGGCGCCTGCGTGGGGCACATCGGTCCCGAAGCGCTCGCCGGCGGTCCGATCGGTCGCCTGCGGGACGACGACCTGATCGAGATCGAGATCGATCGTAAGGCGCTCACCGGGCGGATCGACCTGGTCGGCACTGCGGACGGCCCCCTCTCGCCCGCCGAGGCCGAGGCGATCCTGCGCGGCCGCGATCCCCACCCCGCGCTGCGCCCGCACCCCAATCTGCCCGACGATACGCGCCTCTGGGCGGCCCTGCAGCGCGTCAGCGGCGGCACCTGGGCCGGGTGCGTCTATGACGTGGACCGGATCATCGAGGTGCTCGAGGCCGGATTGCGTGTGACGGAGGCAGAGGCCGTGGGGTAA
- a CDS encoding Gfo/Idh/MocA family oxidoreductase — MSARRLRIGFVGSGFITQFHIKSIIGVREADVAGVWSPHRDRAEAAARLARELDVGEAKAYGSITEMVADPEIDAIWICGPNHARVENVEEIVAAVESGKGSLMGVACEKPLARNSAEARHITALVKRAGLTHAYLEDQLFTPHVERGRELIWARGAAVTGRPYLARAAEEHSGPHNPWFWQGDKQGGGVLNDMMCHSVVLVRHLLTRPGEPLSTVRPVRISAKIASLKWTRPEYARLLTQRYGAEVDFTRRPVEDFASMTVEFETDDGHTVIGEATTSWSYVGAGLRLSAELLGPEYSMSWRSIDSGLNVFFSREVKGEAGEDLVEKQNAEMGLMPVVPNEPSVYGYEAENRHFARAFLGKEKPLLTFDDGVDVMDLLMTAYRSAEEGRTLEFPPPGIESFVPAVARGEWKP, encoded by the coding sequence ATGAGCGCGCGTCGCCTCCGTATCGGTTTCGTCGGCAGCGGTTTCATCACGCAGTTCCACATCAAGTCTATCATCGGGGTCCGCGAGGCGGACGTGGCGGGCGTCTGGAGCCCTCACCGCGACCGCGCCGAGGCCGCCGCGCGTCTTGCCCGCGAGCTGGATGTGGGCGAGGCCAAGGCCTACGGGTCAATCACGGAGATGGTGGCCGATCCGGAGATCGACGCCATCTGGATCTGCGGACCCAACCACGCCCGCGTGGAGAACGTCGAGGAGATCGTCGCCGCGGTAGAGAGCGGAAAGGGATCACTGATGGGCGTCGCGTGCGAGAAGCCGCTCGCCCGGAACTCCGCCGAGGCACGACACATCACCGCCCTGGTGAAGCGGGCCGGCCTCACCCACGCTTATCTCGAGGATCAGCTCTTCACCCCGCACGTGGAGCGCGGGCGCGAGCTGATCTGGGCGCGAGGCGCCGCGGTCACCGGCAGGCCCTATCTGGCTCGGGCGGCGGAAGAGCATAGCGGGCCGCACAATCCCTGGTTCTGGCAGGGAGACAAGCAGGGTGGCGGGGTGCTGAACGATATGATGTGCCACTCGGTGGTCCTCGTCCGACACCTGCTCACCCGCCCGGGCGAACCGCTGTCGACCGTGCGTCCGGTCCGGATCAGCGCGAAGATCGCCAGCTTGAAGTGGACTCGCCCGGAGTACGCCCGCCTGCTGACCCAGCGGTACGGGGCCGAGGTCGACTTCACCCGGCGCCCGGTGGAGGACTTTGCCAGCATGACGGTCGAGTTCGAGACGGACGACGGCCACACAGTGATCGGGGAGGCGACCACCTCCTGGAGCTACGTCGGCGCGGGTCTCAGGCTCTCCGCCGAGCTGCTCGGACCCGAGTATTCGATGTCCTGGCGCTCCATCGACAGCGGTCTCAACGTCTTCTTCAGCCGCGAGGTGAAGGGCGAAGCGGGCGAGGACCTGGTGGAGAAGCAGAACGCCGAGATGGGGCTGATGCCGGTGGTTCCGAACGAGCCCTCGGTCTATGGTTACGAGGCGGAAAACCGGCACTTCGCCCGAGCCTTCCTGGGTAAAGAGAAGCCCCTGCTGACCTTCGACGACGGGGTGGACGTGATGGACCTGCTCATGACCGCCTATCGGAGCGCGGAGGAGGGGCGCACGCTCGAGTTCCCGCCACCGGGAATCGAGTCCTTCGTGCCCGCGGTTGCTCGAGGGGAGTGGAAGCCCTGA
- a CDS encoding peptidylprolyl isomerase, whose product MDRAQPGDTVRVHYTGSLEDGSVFDSSRGRDPLEFTVGSGRVISGFDQAVTGMAEGEERTVTIPAAEAYGDHRDDLVFSVPREQFPPGMEPAVGLEVQLTQGGQRAIARISEVTDDAVTLDANHPLAGKDLTFDLELVELQKG is encoded by the coding sequence ATGGATAGAGCGCAACCCGGTGACACCGTCCGCGTGCACTACACCGGCAGCCTGGAAGACGGAAGCGTCTTCGACTCCTCGCGCGGCAGGGATCCGCTCGAGTTCACGGTCGGCTCCGGGCGGGTGATCTCCGGCTTCGACCAGGCCGTCACCGGCATGGCGGAGGGGGAGGAGCGCACCGTCACCATCCCCGCGGCCGAGGCGTACGGGGACCATCGCGACGACCTCGTCTTCTCTGTTCCCCGCGAACAGTTCCCTCCCGGCATGGAGCCGGCCGTGGGGCTCGAGGTGCAGCTCACCCAGGGAGGCCAGCGAGCCATCGCCCGCATCTCCGAGGTCACGGATGACGCCGTGACACTGGATGCGAATCACCCGCTGGCCGGCAAGGATCTGACGTTCGATCTGGAGCTGGTGGAGCTGCAGAAAGGCTGA
- a CDS encoding DUF1080 domain-containing protein, with the protein MSPRSPARHRTALAGVLVLLAACVSAAGTTAANDPDEREWIELFNGRDLSGWTVKIHHHEVGDNYGDTFRAEDGMVKVRYDQYGDFGDRFAHLYYDQPFSHYLVSLEYRFSGEMQRGAPDYVLLNSGIMLHAQDPRTMPREQDWPISVEMQFYALIPGQRPRPTGNLCTPGTHVVYNGRLDTRHCINASGQALPKDEWVHAEALVLGDSIIKHIINGDTVLVYSKPQIGGGVVTRFDPAIKQDGKILDSGYIALQSEGQPIEFRNIRLLDLKGCMDPKATNYKRYFVASDPARCRYE; encoded by the coding sequence ATGTCTCCCCGTTCCCCCGCGCGGCACCGGACCGCGCTCGCGGGGGTGCTCGTGCTGCTCGCCGCATGCGTCTCCGCCGCCGGCACGACCGCGGCCAATGATCCCGACGAGCGCGAGTGGATCGAGCTGTTCAACGGTCGTGACCTCAGCGGCTGGACGGTGAAGATCCACCACCACGAGGTGGGGGACAATTACGGCGACACCTTCCGGGCCGAGGACGGGATGGTCAAGGTGCGGTACGATCAGTACGGCGATTTCGGCGATCGCTTCGCGCACCTCTACTACGATCAGCCCTTCTCACACTACCTCGTCTCCCTCGAGTACCGCTTCTCGGGCGAGATGCAGCGTGGCGCCCCGGACTACGTCCTGCTCAACAGCGGCATCATGCTGCACGCGCAGGATCCCCGCACGATGCCGCGGGAGCAGGACTGGCCAATCTCGGTCGAGATGCAATTCTACGCTCTGATCCCCGGGCAGCGGCCACGACCGACCGGTAACCTCTGCACGCCGGGCACGCACGTCGTCTACAACGGACGGCTCGATACGCGGCACTGCATCAACGCGAGTGGTCAGGCGCTGCCCAAGGACGAGTGGGTGCATGCGGAGGCACTGGTGCTCGGTGACTCCATCATCAAGCACATCATCAACGGTGACACCGTACTGGTTTACAGCAAGCCGCAGATCGGCGGCGGGGTCGTCACCCGATTCGACCCGGCGATCAAGCAGGACGGCAAGATCCTGGACAGCGGGTACATCGCCCTGCAGAGCGAAGGACAGCCGATCGAATTCCGCAACATCCGGCTCCTCGACCTGAAGGGGTGCATGGACCCGAAGGCGACCAACTACAAGCGGTACTTCGTGGCCTCCGACCCGGCCCGTTGCCGCTACGAGTGA
- the yiaK gene encoding 3-dehydro-L-gulonate 2-dehydrogenase produces MSSTEVRVPFEELHRTLTAILVAEGFEQERAAASALLFAEASRDGVHSHGLNRFPRFVRNIRDGLVDPSATPVKVSGDGAVERWDGRRGPGNLNARFAMARAIALARERGIGCVALRNTNHWMRAGSYGWQAAEAGMIGICWTNTLPNLPPWGSERPLLGNNPLVIAVPRPGGHVVLDMAMSQFSYGSLAGYARSGRPLPVPGGHDENGELTRDAAAILRTGRPLPTGYWKGSGLAMLLDIVAATLAGGRATCDIEPDFDRETEISQVFLAIPADGSAVAERVIAGLREEGVRYPGERVLRDREESLRRGVLVDPEIWSRVREEAATLLRRPAASRGSAVPRTSSPPAE; encoded by the coding sequence ATGAGCAGTACGGAGGTTCGCGTCCCGTTCGAGGAGTTGCACCGCACGCTGACGGCGATCCTGGTGGCAGAGGGCTTCGAACAGGAGCGCGCCGCCGCCTCCGCGCTCCTCTTTGCGGAGGCCAGCCGCGACGGGGTGCACTCACACGGCCTGAATCGCTTCCCCCGCTTCGTCAGGAATATCCGCGACGGGCTGGTGGATCCGTCGGCCACGCCTGTGAAGGTCTCGGGCGATGGCGCCGTCGAGCGCTGGGACGGACGGCGCGGCCCCGGTAACCTCAACGCCCGATTCGCCATGGCTCGGGCTATCGCGCTGGCGCGTGAGCGGGGTATCGGCTGCGTGGCGCTCAGGAACACCAACCACTGGATGCGCGCCGGAAGCTACGGCTGGCAGGCGGCCGAGGCGGGGATGATCGGCATCTGCTGGACGAACACTCTCCCGAACCTGCCTCCCTGGGGCTCCGAGCGTCCCCTGCTCGGCAACAACCCGCTCGTGATCGCCGTTCCGCGCCCGGGGGGCCACGTGGTCCTCGACATGGCCATGTCGCAGTTCTCCTATGGCTCGCTGGCCGGGTACGCGCGGTCGGGACGGCCGCTGCCGGTTCCTGGCGGCCACGACGAGAACGGGGAGCTGACCCGCGATGCGGCGGCCATCCTGCGCACGGGGCGGCCGCTGCCCACAGGCTACTGGAAGGGCAGCGGGTTGGCGATGCTGCTCGACATCGTGGCGGCCACGCTGGCCGGTGGGCGGGCAACCTGCGACATCGAGCCCGACTTCGATCGCGAGACCGAGATCTCGCAGGTTTTCCTGGCCATCCCGGCCGACGGGAGTGCCGTGGCCGAGCGGGTCATCGCGGGTCTGCGGGAAGAAGGAGTGCGCTACCCCGGGGAGCGGGTTCTCCGCGATCGCGAAGAGAGTCTGCGCCGAGGGGTCCTCGTCGATCCGGAGATCTGGAGCCGGGTACGCGAAGAGGCGGCAACGCTCTTGCGTCGCCCAGCCGCTTCCCGCGGGAGCGCCGTCCCGCGTACTTCTTCACCCCCAGCGGAGTGA
- a CDS encoding Dabb family protein, translating into MFIHSVYFWLADGLTEAQREQFVSQARALTRIETVRYGWLGRPAPTDRPVIDRSYSYALTVVFDDQAGHDAYQDHPVHDRFRNECSSFWTRVLIYDSVD; encoded by the coding sequence ATGTTCATCCATTCCGTCTACTTCTGGCTCGCCGATGGCCTCACCGAGGCGCAGCGCGAGCAGTTCGTGAGTCAGGCTCGAGCGCTTACGCGCATCGAGACCGTCCGTTACGGCTGGCTGGGCAGGCCGGCCCCGACGGACCGCCCGGTGATCGATCGAAGCTACTCCTACGCTCTCACGGTGGTTTTCGACGACCAGGCCGGTCATGACGCTTATCAGGACCACCCGGTCCACGACCGCTTTCGCAATGAGTGTAGTAGCTTCTGGACCCGCGTGCTGATCTACGATTCGGTAGACTAG
- a CDS encoding SLC13 family permease yields the protein MSELFPLVILLIGMVTVIGLIVGLRLNAFIALLIAAIVVSLLAPGDLAVKIGRVAEAFGTTAGSIGIVIALAAVIGKAMMDSGAADRIVRAFLSLLGEDRGGVALLSSGYVLGVPVFFDTVFYLLVPLARSMYRRTRKNYLLYIMAIGAGGAVTHTMVPPTPGPLVLAGTMGIDLGVMIVIGAMVGIPCAVAGLLYAGWMDRQMPVHLTGDEAGVPQPDYAPEPTLPGLFPSLLPILLPVVLISANTIVSTFVEIPGSSAFWTTVQPYTAVFGNSNFALLLSAFVAMWLYYDQRRPSLDEMATMTEDALMSGGVIILITAAGGAFGAMLREAQIGPAIQSLFEGNLAASPVMLILVSFALSSLLKTAQGSSTVAMITASAMMMAILGGTDQLSFHVVYLATAIASGSLVVSWMNDSGFWIYTKMGGLTVTQGLRSWTTLLVVLGFTGLLVTLVLAHFFPLV from the coding sequence GTGAGTGAGCTCTTCCCGCTGGTCATCCTGCTCATCGGGATGGTCACGGTCATCGGCCTGATCGTCGGCCTTCGTCTCAACGCCTTCATCGCGCTGCTCATCGCGGCCATCGTAGTGAGTTTGCTGGCGCCCGGCGACCTCGCGGTGAAGATCGGTCGGGTAGCCGAGGCCTTCGGCACCACCGCCGGAAGCATCGGCATCGTCATCGCCCTGGCGGCCGTGATCGGCAAAGCGATGATGGACAGCGGGGCGGCCGACAGAATCGTGCGAGCGTTCCTCTCGCTGCTCGGCGAGGACCGAGGAGGAGTGGCGCTCCTGTCCAGCGGATACGTGCTGGGAGTGCCCGTCTTCTTCGATACGGTCTTCTACCTGCTGGTACCGCTCGCGCGCTCCATGTACCGGCGGACGCGCAAGAATTATCTGCTCTACATCATGGCGATCGGAGCCGGTGGGGCGGTCACCCACACCATGGTCCCGCCGACCCCCGGACCCCTGGTGCTCGCGGGAACGATGGGGATAGACCTGGGAGTCATGATCGTGATAGGTGCGATGGTAGGCATCCCCTGCGCGGTGGCCGGGCTGCTATACGCCGGTTGGATGGATCGCCAGATGCCGGTGCACCTGACCGGCGACGAGGCGGGGGTTCCGCAACCCGACTACGCACCCGAGCCCACGCTTCCGGGGCTTTTCCCGTCGCTGCTCCCGATTCTCCTACCCGTCGTCCTGATTTCCGCCAACACGATCGTCTCCACCTTCGTGGAGATTCCCGGCTCATCCGCTTTCTGGACGACGGTGCAGCCGTACACCGCGGTGTTCGGTAACTCCAACTTCGCCCTCCTTCTGTCCGCCTTCGTCGCGATGTGGCTATACTACGACCAGCGGCGCCCCTCGCTGGACGAGATGGCCACGATGACGGAGGATGCGCTGATGAGCGGCGGCGTGATCATCCTGATCACCGCCGCGGGAGGCGCGTTCGGGGCGATGTTGCGCGAGGCACAGATCGGCCCCGCCATCCAGAGCCTCTTCGAAGGAAACCTGGCGGCCTCGCCGGTCATGCTCATCCTGGTCTCGTTCGCCCTTTCGAGCCTGCTGAAGACGGCGCAGGGTTCGAGCACTGTCGCCATGATCACCGCTTCGGCGATGATGATGGCGATCCTCGGGGGGACGGATCAGCTCTCCTTCCACGTCGTCTATCTGGCCACGGCCATCGCCAGCGGCTCGCTGGTGGTCTCCTGGATGAACGACAGCGGCTTCTGGATCTACACCAAGATGGGCGGGCTCACCGTCACTCAGGGGCTCCGATCCTGGACCACATTGCTGGTCGTTCTCGGCTTCACTGGATTGCTCGTCACGCTGGTTCTGGCGCACTTTTTCCCCCTCGTATAG
- a CDS encoding family 16 glycoside hydrolase has translation MTTVASLLCRALHGRLVLTLSVAATATLAGCASGGSRTPRVDPDEREWVQLFNGRDLTGWTPKIRTHELGENYANTFRVIDGNLSVRYDGYTDFNDQFGHLYYQEPFSYYLLGVEYRFVGEQAPGGPGWARRNSGIMVHSQPPETMLRDQDFPISIEVQLLGGLGEGPRTTANLCTPGTNVVMNGELETRHCINSSSETYEGEQWVRVEVLVLGDSIIKHIVEGDTVLTYTKPQIGGGSVNPFDPEVKQDGRLLTGGYITLQSESHPIDFRKVEILNLSGCTDPQAANYKSYYVHSDLSQCSY, from the coding sequence ATGACTACCGTCGCATCGCTGCTTTGTCGCGCCCTTCATGGCCGCCTGGTTCTCACCCTGTCCGTGGCCGCCACCGCCACGCTCGCCGGGTGCGCCTCGGGAGGCAGCAGAACCCCGAGGGTCGATCCCGACGAACGCGAGTGGGTGCAACTCTTCAATGGCCGCGACCTCACCGGCTGGACGCCCAAGATCCGAACGCATGAGCTCGGTGAGAATTACGCGAACACCTTCCGGGTGATCGACGGCAACCTGAGCGTCCGGTACGACGGGTACACGGACTTCAATGACCAGTTCGGCCACCTCTACTATCAGGAGCCGTTCTCCTATTACCTGCTCGGCGTCGAATACCGCTTCGTCGGGGAACAGGCCCCCGGCGGTCCGGGCTGGGCGAGACGCAACAGCGGCATCATGGTGCACTCGCAGCCCCCCGAGACGATGCTCCGTGACCAGGACTTCCCCATCTCCATCGAGGTGCAGCTCCTCGGCGGGCTGGGAGAGGGACCACGAACGACGGCCAACCTGTGCACGCCCGGCACCAACGTGGTGATGAACGGTGAGCTGGAGACCCGGCACTGCATCAACTCGTCTTCGGAGACCTACGAGGGCGAGCAGTGGGTTCGCGTCGAGGTGCTGGTGCTCGGTGACTCCATCATCAAGCACATCGTGGAGGGGGATACGGTGCTCACGTACACCAAGCCGCAGATCGGCGGTGGCTCGGTGAACCCGTTCGATCCGGAGGTGAAACAGGACGGGCGGCTACTCACCGGGGGTTACATCACCCTCCAGAGCGAGAGCCACCCGATCGACTTCCGCAAGGTCGAGATCCTCAACCTCTCCGGCTGCACCGATCCGCAGGCGGCGAACTACAAGTCCTACTACGTCCACTCGGATCTCTCCCAGTGCAGCTACTGA